From Verrucomicrobiota bacterium, a single genomic window includes:
- a CDS encoding PAS domain S-box protein yields the protein MNEPDPKPLEKLATGEPIRVLNVDDSADFRALVKEVLEKEHRGFEVTEAASRAEFESRLAERAYDLVLTDFHMQNFLGLHVLDAIQAKDPRVPVVIFSGTGSEASAVECMKRGATDYVLKSPEQVQQLAQTIQAAIEKQRLLAERARAVEALRESEERYRSLFENAHDLVYTHDLDGNFTSYNKTAERISGYPRDQALQMNIADLVAAESLAKVRTMIDRKLADSDATIYEVEIITRNGSRVPLEVATKLIYRQGQPVGVQGIGRDITERKRAAAALAESENRLRTIIETQPECVKLLARDGTLLEMNPAGLAMLEATSVEDVVGHSVFPIIAPEHQRNFRALLDAVFRGESSRLEFEVIGLKGTRRWLETHAVPLRDPADPGNIKAQLSVTRDISERKRAEETLRRTEELYRQAIIGAGAVPYLHDYKTETFTFIGEGIQQMTGYTAQEMTPKLWNQISLQVVMRGEAAGLTQEEARRRTRAGEFLHWQSDGLILTRDGEKRWIADNSIEILDEHGTPTGSIGILQDITERKRTEQELLRLATAVEQSTESIIIIGLNGAIEYVNPACERITGFPRQELLGRPFDFILQGKDVPFNFKEITDKIAAAGIWMGRFNSRKKDLTPFAEEASISPIRNADGQIINYIALNRDVTKEAALEEQVRLAQKMEAIGLLAGGVAHDFNNILQVIQGFTTLAKDEANTREERDSYLDQVTQAATRAGQLTRQLLAFGRRQPLQRVDTDLNQVVSDQLSMLQRLIGEHIEVEFIPGRELDNVRADRSQLEQVLLNLCVNSRDAMPGGGRLIIHLENAQFTVDFLAHNAWARRGRFVLLRVTDTGEGIDKETINRIFEPFFTTKPKDKGTGLGLAMVYGIIKQHEGMVQVESEPGAGTTFRIYLPVAERGKTSEGRKGATGPPKVTETILLAEDEPQVRALAIKILERAGYRVIPAVNGEEAVNLFKDNPGAIDLLVFDVVMPKMGGREAHDRIKALKPDVPVLFCSGYSGTALMAGFELAADVQLLQKPYSAEALLGRIRQLRDGAKS from the coding sequence ATGAACGAACCGGATCCAAAACCCCTTGAGAAGCTGGCCACCGGCGAGCCGATTCGCGTCCTGAACGTGGATGATTCGGCGGATTTTCGTGCGTTGGTGAAGGAGGTTTTGGAAAAGGAGCACCGCGGCTTCGAGGTCACTGAGGCGGCCAGTCGGGCGGAGTTTGAGTCGCGCCTGGCCGAGCGCGCCTACGACCTGGTTTTGACGGATTTCCACATGCAAAATTTTCTCGGCTTGCACGTGCTCGATGCCATCCAGGCCAAAGACCCGCGCGTGCCCGTGGTGATTTTCAGCGGCACCGGTTCGGAAGCCTCGGCGGTCGAATGCATGAAACGCGGGGCGACCGACTACGTGCTCAAATCCCCGGAGCAAGTGCAGCAACTGGCGCAAACCATCCAGGCCGCCATTGAAAAGCAACGGCTGCTGGCGGAGCGCGCCCGGGCGGTGGAGGCCTTGCGCGAGAGTGAGGAGCGTTATCGCAGCCTGTTCGAAAACGCCCACGATCTGGTTTACACGCACGATCTGGACGGCAATTTCACCTCATACAACAAGACGGCTGAGCGCATCAGCGGATATCCGCGGGACCAAGCGTTGCAGATGAACATTGCCGACCTGGTGGCGGCGGAATCCCTGGCGAAGGTCCGCACCATGATTGACCGCAAGCTCGCCGACAGCGACGCGACGATTTACGAAGTGGAGATCATCACGCGAAACGGCAGCCGTGTCCCGCTGGAAGTCGCCACCAAGTTGATCTACCGGCAGGGCCAGCCGGTTGGCGTTCAAGGCATCGGCCGCGACATTACCGAGCGCAAGCGGGCGGCGGCGGCGTTGGCGGAAAGTGAAAACCGTTTGCGCACGATCATCGAGACGCAGCCGGAGTGCGTGAAGCTGCTGGCGCGGGACGGCACGTTGCTGGAGATGAATCCCGCCGGGCTGGCCATGCTCGAGGCCACTTCGGTCGAGGATGTCGTGGGCCATTCAGTCTTTCCCATCATCGCGCCGGAGCATCAAAGGAATTTTCGCGCGCTGCTGGACGCCGTTTTTCGTGGTGAATCCTCCCGGCTAGAGTTCGAGGTGATCGGTTTGAAAGGCACCCGCCGCTGGCTGGAGACCCATGCAGTACCCCTTCGCGATCCCGCGGACCCCGGCAACATCAAGGCGCAGCTCTCCGTGACGCGCGACATCAGCGAACGCAAGCGGGCGGAAGAAACCCTGCGGCGAACAGAAGAACTGTATCGTCAGGCCATCATTGGCGCGGGTGCCGTGCCCTATCTGCACGACTATAAAACCGAAACCTTCACTTTTATCGGGGAGGGCATTCAGCAGATGACCGGTTACACGGCCCAGGAAATGACTCCGAAACTTTGGAATCAAATATCACTCCAGGTCGTCATGCGCGGCGAAGCCGCCGGCTTGACGCAGGAGGAGGCCCGCCGACGCACCCGCGCTGGTGAATTCCTGCATTGGCAGAGCGACGGTTTGATTCTGACTCGGGATGGAGAAAAGCGCTGGATCGCCGACAACTCCATCGAAATACTCGATGAACACGGCACACCCACCGGCTCGATCGGCATTCTTCAGGATATTACCGAGCGCAAGCGCACCGAGCAGGAACTGTTGCGTCTGGCCACGGCCGTCGAACAATCCACCGAAAGCATCATCATCATCGGCCTCAACGGGGCGATTGAATACGTCAACCCCGCCTGCGAGCGCATCACAGGCTTCCCGCGCCAAGAGTTGCTGGGCCGACCGTTTGATTTCATTTTGCAGGGCAAGGATGTGCCCTTTAACTTCAAAGAGATAACGGACAAGATCGCGGCGGCGGGTATTTGGATGGGACGGTTCAATTCACGAAAAAAGGACCTCACCCCGTTTGCGGAAGAAGCGTCCATCTCACCCATCCGCAATGCCGATGGCCAGATCATCAACTACATCGCCCTCAACCGCGATGTGACGAAGGAGGCCGCGCTGGAGGAGCAAGTCCGCCTGGCCCAAAAAATGGAAGCCATCGGCCTGCTGGCCGGCGGCGTGGCGCATGACTTCAACAACATCCTCCAGGTGATCCAGGGTTTCACGACCCTCGCCAAAGACGAGGCCAACACGCGCGAAGAGCGCGACAGCTATCTTGATCAAGTCACGCAGGCCGCCACGCGCGCGGGCCAGTTGACCCGCCAGTTGCTGGCCTTTGGCCGACGCCAACCGTTGCAACGCGTTGATACCGATCTCAATCAGGTTGTGAGCGATCAATTGAGCATGCTTCAGCGTTTGATCGGTGAACACATCGAGGTGGAATTCATTCCCGGTCGCGAGCTCGACAATGTCCGCGCCGATCGGAGCCAGTTGGAACAGGTCCTGTTGAACCTTTGTGTCAACTCCCGCGATGCCATGCCCGGTGGCGGCCGCCTCATCATCCACTTGGAAAACGCACAGTTCACCGTTGACTTCCTGGCCCACAATGCCTGGGCCCGTCGCGGTCGGTTTGTGCTGTTACGGGTTACGGACACGGGTGAGGGCATTGATAAGGAAACGATCAATCGCATCTTTGAACCCTTCTTCACCACCAAGCCGAAAGACAAGGGCACCGGACTGGGGCTGGCGATGGTTTATGGCATCATCAAACAACACGAGGGCATGGTCCAGGTTGAGAGCGAACCGGGCGCCGGCACCACTTTTCGAATCTATCTGCCCGTCGCGGAGCGCGGGAAAACCAGCGAGGGCAGGAAGGGCGCCACCGGGCCTCCCAAAGTAACAGAAACCATCTTGCTCGCGGAAGATGAACCGCAAGTGCGGGCGCTGGCGATCAAAATTCTGGAGCGGGCCGGATACCGCGTCATCCCCGCCGTCAACGGCGAGGAAGCCGTCAACCTCTTCAAGGACAATCCCGGCGCAATTGATCTGCTGGTCTTCGACGTGGTCATGCCGAAGATGGGTGGACGCGAAGCGCATGACCGGATCAAGGCGCTTAAGCCCGATGTGCCGGTGTTGTTTTGCAGTGGCTACAGCGGGACGGCGCTGATGGCGGGCTTTGAACTGGCGGCCGACGTGCAACTTCTGCAAAAACCGTATAGCGCCGAAGCGCTGCTGGGCCGGATCCGACAATTGCGCGACGGCGCGAAGTCGTGA
- a CDS encoding radical SAM protein yields the protein MPTRELLCSKGDVQGAFHARAAEVAHSQFGRRVFLRGVVEVSNHCRENCVYCGMRRENRDLTRFRARHDELAELLVHHRPASITDVNIQSGEDPVVVREVVLPLIKTLRSETPLGVSVCLGTLNPEMYSELQAAGASIYIIKFEIGDPRHYAQMKAPGTYQERVEHIRHLSANGWRVSSGFISGLPGQSDEELLANFELACELPLDGCSVSPFIPGDETPLADALVGDIDLTLNCMAALRLMRPDWVIPAVSALNLAGEPETGYRRGLRTGANLVTINLTPEELREDYLLYKRDRFIMTEERILTAIAAERLTPSQQSLADFYRDETTVNGRPKMAAAEAATV from the coding sequence ATGCCAACCAGGGAGTTGCTTTGCTCAAAAGGCGACGTTCAAGGTGCGTTCCACGCGCGCGCAGCCGAGGTTGCCCATTCGCAGTTTGGCCGTCGGGTGTTCCTGCGCGGTGTAGTGGAAGTGTCCAATCACTGCCGCGAGAATTGTGTCTATTGCGGCATGAGGCGCGAGAACCGCGACCTCACCCGTTTCCGCGCGCGGCATGATGAACTGGCCGAATTGCTCGTGCATCACCGGCCCGCGAGCATCACCGACGTGAACATCCAGTCGGGTGAAGACCCGGTGGTGGTGCGCGAAGTGGTGCTGCCGTTGATCAAAACGCTGCGAAGTGAGACGCCGCTTGGTGTCAGCGTCTGCCTCGGCACGTTGAATCCTGAAATGTACAGCGAACTGCAGGCCGCGGGAGCGAGCATTTACATCATCAAGTTTGAGATCGGCGACCCGCGGCATTATGCGCAGATGAAGGCGCCGGGAACCTATCAGGAGCGCGTTGAGCATATTCGTCATCTCTCGGCCAATGGTTGGCGCGTCAGTTCGGGCTTCATCAGCGGATTGCCGGGCCAGAGCGACGAGGAGTTGCTGGCGAATTTCGAGCTGGCTTGCGAATTGCCGCTGGATGGTTGCAGCGTCAGCCCGTTTATTCCCGGTGACGAAACGCCGCTGGCCGACGCGCTGGTGGGCGACATCGATCTGACGCTCAACTGCATGGCTGCGCTGCGGTTGATGCGACCGGACTGGGTGATTCCCGCCGTCAGCGCCTTGAACCTGGCCGGCGAACCGGAGACGGGTTACCGGCGCGGGCTGCGAACCGGCGCGAACCTCGTGACCATCAACCTGACGCCGGAAGAATTGCGGGAGGACTACCTGCTTTACAAGCGGGACCGATTCATCATGACGGAGGAACGAATCCTCACTGCGATCGCGGCAGAAAGACTGACTCCCTCGCAACAAAGCCTGGCGGACTTTTATCGCGACGAGACAACCGTCAACGGCAGACCGAAGATGGCAGCCGCCGAAGCAGCCACGGTTTAA
- a CDS encoding AMP-binding protein codes for MNPSLLKTKWSQLPEKVIRRLQAEKLRQYVGHTVLPFSAHYKELFARERLTAESIRSLEDLERLPFTSKTDLLNTPENPQRAKDFVLIPDQQVLARRPSTILGALLHGRERMKQAFESEFRPVFMTSTTGRSADPIPFLYTQHDLANLASTGKRLFEICGAQSELRLLNLFPYAPHLAFWQTHYGATAFGVFCASTGGGKVMGTEGNLRLIQKIKPDVLIGMPTFIYHVLRLAAEEGVRCENLRQIVLGGEKVPDGMRRKLINLTAELGAKEISVLATYGFTEAKMAWAECPVRHDQIPDGYHLYPDAGIIEVIDPKTGQIVPTGHPGELVFTPLDARGSVVLRYRTGDFIDGGLVYDPCPHCGRCVPRLVGNIGRNSEVKEMKLDKLKGTLVDFNQLEHVLDDADQIGAWQLELRKKNDDPLELDELILHVQKLNGGDEAKLIHDLNNRFIARTEIHPNRIVFHDGDELSRLQGVGVQLKEQKIIDHRPSHGHRPASNSPPVENASTVQPHTALASEPGLQPKAELSGRS; via the coding sequence ATGAACCCAAGCTTGCTCAAAACGAAATGGTCGCAGTTGCCTGAAAAAGTCATTCGCCGGTTGCAAGCGGAAAAACTGAGGCAATATGTGGGTCACACCGTTTTGCCTTTCTCCGCGCATTACAAGGAGCTTTTCGCCAGGGAAAGACTGACAGCCGAATCGATCCGTTCGCTGGAAGATTTGGAAAGGCTGCCTTTTACTTCCAAGACCGATCTGCTCAACACGCCGGAGAATCCGCAACGGGCAAAGGATTTTGTGTTGATCCCGGATCAACAAGTTCTGGCGCGGCGTCCATCCACAATTCTGGGCGCCTTGCTTCACGGACGGGAGCGCATGAAACAGGCCTTTGAATCTGAGTTCCGCCCCGTTTTCATGACGAGCACCACCGGCCGCTCCGCCGATCCGATTCCGTTTTTATACACGCAACATGATTTGGCGAACCTGGCTTCCACCGGCAAACGCCTCTTCGAAATCTGCGGCGCGCAATCGGAATTGCGGTTGCTGAACCTGTTTCCTTACGCGCCACACCTAGCTTTTTGGCAGACTCATTATGGCGCGACGGCTTTCGGAGTTTTTTGCGCCAGCACCGGCGGCGGCAAGGTGATGGGCACCGAAGGTAACCTCCGTCTGATTCAGAAAATCAAGCCCGACGTTCTCATCGGCATGCCGACGTTCATTTATCACGTCTTGCGGCTGGCCGCAGAAGAAGGCGTTCGTTGCGAAAACTTGCGCCAGATCGTTTTAGGAGGCGAGAAAGTTCCCGATGGAATGCGTCGCAAGCTCATCAATCTGACCGCGGAGTTGGGCGCGAAGGAGATTTCGGTGCTGGCGACTTATGGCTTCACCGAAGCGAAGATGGCCTGGGCGGAGTGCCCTGTTCGGCACGATCAAATTCCGGACGGCTATCACCTTTATCCTGACGCGGGCATCATTGAAGTGATTGACCCCAAAACCGGCCAGATCGTGCCCACGGGTCATCCCGGCGAACTTGTTTTCACGCCGCTGGATGCGCGCGGGTCCGTGGTCTTGCGCTATCGCACCGGCGATTTCATCGATGGCGGCCTCGTCTATGACCCGTGCCCTCACTGCGGTCGTTGTGTTCCACGGCTGGTCGGCAACATTGGCCGCAATTCCGAGGTCAAGGAGATGAAACTCGATAAACTCAAGGGCACGCTGGTTGATTTCAACCAACTGGAGCACGTCCTGGACGATGCCGACCAAATCGGCGCCTGGCAATTGGAGCTGCGAAAGAAGAACGACGACCCGCTCGAACTCGACGAATTGATTCTTCACGTGCAGAAACTGAATGGCGGCGACGAGGCCAAACTCATCCACGATCTGAACAACCGCTTCATCGCGAGGACGGAGATTCATCCCAACCGCATCGTGTTTCACGATGGCGACGAACTGAGCCGTCTCCAGGGGGTGGGCGTCCAACTCAAGGAGCAAAAGATCATTGACCATCGACCTTCACATGGTCATCGACCGGCATCGAATAGCCCGCCGGTCGAAAATGCCTCCACCGTGCAACCACACACTGCTCTGGCCAGCGAACCTGGATTGCAGCCGAAGGCCGAGCTGTCCGGTCGTTCCTGA
- a CDS encoding patatin-like phospholipase family protein, whose protein sequence is MNAQIQFVKPEPVEKKTGRYRIGLALSSGGAKGLSHIGVIQVLEENGIQVDAVAGCSMGAYVAAVWACGYDGKLMEKLAREVEGRWGLWKLMDPVIPPRKGFMLGDAMKNRLKKSIGDAQFSDLVRPLRVVATNLDTLERVVFSSGEVAAAVHASSAMPGVCVPVKIDGETYIDGGVADPLPVDVLKEMGCERIIAVNTIPTPAFLRCCREMEQEQTAFIRKRRGVLAMLNRRLNYFARGNILDIIMRAFHGTQIRVAEEACRQADVVLRPLAIDAHWHDFHHPGKYVALGRQTALAQLEASKTLVSENQTSHEPKLAQNEMVAVA, encoded by the coding sequence ATGAACGCTCAAATCCAATTTGTGAAGCCCGAGCCGGTGGAAAAGAAAACCGGGCGTTACCGGATCGGGTTGGCTTTGTCTTCCGGAGGGGCAAAAGGTCTTTCCCACATCGGCGTCATCCAGGTTCTGGAGGAAAACGGAATCCAAGTGGATGCCGTCGCGGGCTGCAGCATGGGGGCATACGTGGCGGCGGTTTGGGCCTGCGGTTACGACGGCAAATTAATGGAGAAGCTGGCGCGGGAAGTGGAGGGGCGCTGGGGACTTTGGAAGCTGATGGATCCGGTCATTCCGCCCCGCAAGGGATTCATGCTGGGCGACGCCATGAAAAATCGCCTGAAGAAATCAATTGGCGACGCTCAGTTCTCGGATTTGGTCCGGCCTTTGCGGGTCGTCGCCACCAATCTGGATACTCTGGAACGAGTCGTTTTCTCCAGCGGCGAAGTGGCCGCGGCAGTCCATGCCAGCAGCGCCATGCCCGGCGTCTGTGTTCCCGTTAAGATCGATGGCGAGACTTACATTGATGGCGGCGTGGCGGATCCGTTGCCGGTGGATGTGCTGAAGGAAATGGGGTGCGAGCGAATCATCGCGGTGAACACCATCCCCACGCCAGCTTTCCTCCGTTGCTGCCGTGAGATGGAACAGGAACAGACGGCGTTCATCAGGAAACGCCGCGGCGTGCTGGCCATGTTGAACCGTCGCCTGAACTATTTCGCGCGCGGCAACATTCTCGACATCATCATGCGCGCTTTTCACGGCACGCAAATCCGTGTCGCCGAAGAGGCCTGTCGTCAGGCGGATGTTGTGCTGCGGCCGCTGGCCATTGATGCGCACTGGCACGATTTCCATCATCCCGGCAAATACGTTGCCCTGGGGCGTCAAACGGCCTTGGCTCAACTGGAGGCGAGCAAAACCCTCGTCAGCGAAAACCAGACATCTCATGAACCCAAGCTTGCTCAAAACGAAATGGTCGCAGTTGCCTGA
- a CDS encoding NAD(P)/FAD-dependent oxidoreductase, which yields MNTPPTSDRAYDVVIIGGALSGAATALLLLQQRPQLRVLIIEKSTTFTRRVGEATVEVSAWFLSRQLGLTQHLNEAHLVKQGMRFWFFNQQTQSLPDCSEICGRYLARVPAYQVDRAILDEEVLRRACSAGAELWRPASVGKVQLNEGAEQSLEVRFQDRLYQIRARWVVDASGVAALLARQEGWWRPNAAHPTTAVWSRWRGVKDWDGLELAQKYPDWAKACHGIRATATNHLVGDGWWAWCIPLKGGDVSIGVVFDQRLLAWPEGGLLGQRLKDFLFQHPVAREMMAGAQWVEGDVHWRKNLPYSSTTYAGDGFALVGDAGAFIDPFYSPGMDWISFTATSTVELILAQQRGEPIQEWLRRHNRDFTRSYERWFDAVYRDKYDYLGEYDLMKLAFLLDLGLYYLGIASQPFKRGAKALTEPVFSTPPSWPFYHLMRTYNRRFARIARARRARHALGRGNEGHRFLFKGYTFASSNVGPLVKALLGWVGLELREGWRSWFQPGQNAPTPTQSLASTVPVQSPP from the coding sequence GTGAATACCCCGCCGACTTCTGATCGCGCTTACGATGTGGTGATCATCGGTGGGGCTTTGTCCGGTGCGGCGACTGCCCTCCTCCTGCTGCAACAACGACCGCAATTGCGCGTCCTCATCATCGAGAAATCCACGACCTTTACGCGGCGGGTTGGGGAAGCGACGGTGGAGGTCAGCGCGTGGTTTCTCAGTCGGCAACTGGGGTTGACTCAACATTTGAACGAAGCACATCTCGTCAAGCAAGGGATGCGGTTTTGGTTTTTTAACCAGCAAACGCAATCGCTGCCGGATTGCAGCGAGATTTGCGGACGTTATCTGGCGCGCGTGCCGGCGTATCAGGTTGACCGCGCCATTTTGGATGAAGAGGTTTTGCGGCGAGCTTGTTCGGCAGGCGCGGAGCTCTGGCGGCCGGCGAGCGTTGGCAAAGTCCAATTAAACGAGGGCGCTGAACAATCCCTTGAAGTTCGTTTTCAGGACAGACTGTACCAAATCCGGGCGCGCTGGGTCGTGGACGCTTCCGGCGTGGCCGCGTTACTGGCGCGACAGGAAGGTTGGTGGCGACCCAATGCCGCGCATCCGACGACCGCCGTCTGGTCGCGGTGGCGGGGCGTGAAGGATTGGGATGGACTGGAACTGGCGCAAAAATATCCTGATTGGGCGAAGGCATGTCATGGCATCCGCGCGACCGCGACCAACCATTTGGTGGGCGATGGCTGGTGGGCTTGGTGCATTCCGCTCAAAGGCGGGGACGTCAGCATCGGTGTGGTTTTCGATCAGCGGCTCCTGGCATGGCCGGAAGGCGGTTTGTTGGGTCAGCGTTTGAAGGATTTTTTGTTCCAACATCCGGTCGCACGGGAAATGATGGCCGGCGCGCAATGGGTCGAGGGAGACGTACATTGGCGGAAGAATCTGCCATACTCCAGCACCACGTATGCGGGGGATGGTTTTGCGTTGGTAGGGGATGCGGGGGCCTTCATCGATCCCTTTTACAGCCCCGGCATGGATTGGATTTCTTTCACTGCTACATCGACGGTGGAATTGATCCTGGCTCAACAACGTGGCGAGCCAATCCAGGAGTGGTTGCGGCGGCATAATCGTGATTTTACGCGGAGTTATGAACGTTGGTTCGATGCGGTGTATCGGGACAAATACGATTATTTGGGGGAATACGATTTGATGAAGCTGGCCTTCCTGCTGGACCTGGGTTTGTATTACCTTGGCATTGCTTCGCAGCCATTCAAGCGCGGCGCCAAGGCGTTGACGGAGCCGGTGTTTTCCACGCCACCTTCCTGGCCATTTTATCACTTGATGCGCACTTACAACCGGCGGTTTGCCCGGATCGCCCGCGCCCGGCGGGCACGACACGCGCTGGGCCGCGGCAACGAGGGTCACCGATTCTTGTTCAAGGGCTACACTTTCGCCAGCAGCAACGTAGGTCCTTTGGTGAAGGCCCTCCTGGGTTGGGTCGGGTTGGAGTTGCGGGAGGGTTGGCGATCTTGGTTTCAGCCAGGACAAAACGCGCCAACGCCGACGCAATCCCTTGCCAGCACCGTGCCGGTACAAAGCCCGCCCTGA
- a CDS encoding beta-ketoacyl-[acyl-carrier-protein] synthase family protein, whose product MLFPAKQISNPRPRVVITGAGIVTALGLGWKRNSDGFRDGRVAIRPVTVFDASRQRVKNAGEVALPSALPPNQLGRRRAARLDRATKLLLLAASEAWQQSGWSPSNDLPIVLGTTSGGMSLGEAYYRQALTSPQVHRGQAVRVIEYQAQCQTLDLADAFGFSGPITIIANACASGANAVGHAWELLRRGHAERVLTGGYDALSQMVFAGFDSLQALSPTECRPFDAHRDGLAIGEGAAVLTLETLQSAERRSATILGEIVGYGAVTDSHHLTQPHPQGDAAFASMTAAAQVAKLTPEQIDYVNAHGTGTPLNDSAEANAIQRWAGDRAATLPLSSTKSSIGHLLGAAGAVEAVVCLMALRGQWLPPTSTLRTPDPACVFPVVQKPTTAKVDYALSNSFGFGGANATLILRRWS is encoded by the coding sequence GTGTTGTTTCCAGCCAAACAAATCTCCAATCCGCGTCCGCGCGTCGTCATCACCGGCGCGGGCATCGTGACCGCACTCGGTCTTGGCTGGAAAAGAAACTCCGACGGTTTTCGCGATGGCCGCGTCGCAATACGGCCCGTGACTGTTTTTGACGCTTCGCGGCAACGAGTGAAAAACGCCGGTGAAGTTGCGCTCCCCTCGGCTTTGCCGCCGAATCAACTTGGCAGGCGCCGCGCAGCGCGGTTGGATCGCGCGACCAAACTGCTCCTGTTGGCCGCGTCGGAGGCGTGGCAGCAATCGGGTTGGTCGCCTTCAAATGATCTGCCCATCGTGCTCGGCACCACCAGCGGCGGCATGAGTTTGGGCGAAGCGTATTACCGCCAGGCTCTCACGTCACCCCAGGTTCATCGAGGGCAGGCCGTCCGGGTCATCGAGTATCAAGCCCAGTGTCAGACGCTCGATCTCGCCGACGCCTTTGGTTTCAGCGGCCCCATCACCATCATCGCCAACGCCTGCGCTTCCGGCGCCAATGCCGTCGGCCATGCCTGGGAGCTGTTGCGACGTGGTCACGCCGAACGTGTCTTGACGGGCGGCTACGATGCCCTCAGCCAGATGGTCTTCGCCGGCTTCGATTCGTTGCAAGCGCTCTCCCCCACCGAGTGCCGCCCCTTTGACGCGCACCGTGATGGACTTGCCATCGGTGAAGGCGCTGCCGTGCTGACCCTGGAAACTTTGCAAAGCGCCGAGCGACGCAGCGCAACAATCCTTGGCGAAATTGTGGGTTACGGCGCAGTCACCGACAGTCATCACCTGACTCAACCGCATCCCCAGGGCGATGCCGCTTTCGCCTCCATGACCGCCGCTGCTCAAGTCGCAAAACTCACGCCTGAGCAAATCGATTATGTCAACGCGCACGGCACCGGGACGCCGCTTAACGACAGCGCCGAGGCCAACGCGATTCAGCGCTGGGCCGGTGACCGCGCCGCAACCTTGCCGCTCAGTTCCACCAAATCAAGCATCGGTCATCTCCTTGGCGCGGCCGGCGCCGTGGAGGCCGTCGTTTGTCTGATGGCGCTGCGCGGACAGTGGTTGCCGCCGACTTCCACGCTGCGAACTCCCGACCCTGCTTGTGTGTTTCCTGTCGTTCAAAAACCAACCACGGCAAAAGTGGATTACGCGTTGAGCAACTCATTCGGGTTTGGCGGCGCCAACGCCACGCTCATCCTGCGGAGGTGGTCGTGA
- a CDS encoding SDR family oxidoreductase, with protein MSSRIILITGGNSGLGLAAARTFLCESPDNFVWLGVRTHRDKADSLVLEFPDRCRGIVLDVTQSAAWQSAVNQILSAQKRIDVLINNAGIHQDGLLANLSVGAWQQVIATNLDATFHGCQAVLPTMIAQRSGRIVNVASLSALLAPPGQTNYAAAKAGVVALTQSLAKEVARIGITVNAVCPGYVDTEALGAMSEEERKIAQARIPMRRFGRPEEVAAAIRFLACPEASYITGSILKVDGGIF; from the coding sequence ATGAGTTCGAGAATCATTTTAATCACGGGCGGCAACAGCGGTCTCGGTCTGGCCGCGGCGCGCACCTTTCTTTGTGAATCGCCTGATAATTTCGTCTGGCTCGGCGTCCGCACGCATCGGGACAAAGCCGATTCATTGGTGTTGGAATTTCCCGACCGTTGTCGTGGCATTGTTCTGGATGTGACCCAATCCGCTGCCTGGCAAAGCGCGGTCAATCAGATTCTTTCAGCACAAAAACGCATTGACGTTCTGATCAACAACGCGGGCATTCATCAGGACGGCTTGCTGGCCAATCTGTCCGTCGGCGCCTGGCAACAGGTGATCGCAACCAATCTCGACGCAACTTTCCACGGCTGTCAGGCCGTATTGCCCACGATGATCGCGCAACGCAGCGGACGGATTGTGAATGTGGCCTCGCTCAGCGCTTTACTTGCGCCGCCGGGACAAACCAACTACGCCGCCGCCAAAGCGGGCGTCGTCGCCCTGACGCAATCGCTCGCCAAGGAAGTGGCGCGCATCGGCATCACTGTGAACGCGGTTTGCCCCGGTTACGTGGACACGGAGGCGCTGGGTGCGATGAGCGAGGAAGAACGCAAGATCGCGCAAGCCAGAATCCCGATGCGCCGCTTTGGACGGCCGGAGGAAGTCGCGGCGGCAATTCGATTTCTGGCTTGTCCGGAGGCGAGCTACATCACAGGCTCGATATTGAAAGTGGACGGCGGAATTTTTTAA
- a CDS encoding acyl carrier protein codes for MEDTNALKERIKTMMVDNLMLQVGASEIGDDQLLFGPGSLGLDSVDALQLVVALDKNFGLKIPDPAAAKEILQSVNTIVAAVQTKMSNATAS; via the coding sequence ATGGAAGACACGAACGCTTTGAAAGAACGCATCAAGACCATGATGGTGGACAACCTGATGTTGCAAGTCGGCGCTTCGGAAATTGGCGACGACCAATTGCTCTTCGGGCCGGGCAGCCTCGGCCTTGACTCCGTGGATGCGTTGCAACTGGTGGTTGCGCTCGACAAAAATTTCGGCCTCAAGATTCCCGACCCTGCCGCCGCCAAGGAAATTCTGCAAAGCGTCAATACCATCGTTGCCGCTGTACAGACAAAGATGAGCAACGCGACCGCTTCCTGA